Genomic window (Chloroflexota bacterium):
CCCCTTTCAGCCAGGGAGCGGCGTTTAGAGGTCACTACCCCCAGCGTATAATCTCGCCTGGCCAGCTCGGTCAAAACTTCCCGCACGCCCTCGAATTGGCGAATAAGCATATCGTGATGGCTGAGGTTGAACTCTGTATAGGCATCAATGAGCTCATCGAGCAGCTCGGCGTTGAGCCGTTCCTCGGCAGTGAGAGACGTTGGGGCGGAGCAGTTCTCCACGTCTGAGGGGCTCGCTGTTCCTTCCTCCTTTTGCACCTTAGTAAGTTCGCTGAGGACGAGGCGCATGGCCTCGCCCAGGGGCCTACCGAATCCGGGCAGAAAGTGCTCGTCGGGGGGAACGTAGCCCAGGACACGCTGAAGGGCATAGCGATAGCACTGGAAAATAAGGGGTGTCGTATCGATGAGGGTACAATCAAGGTCGAAAAGGATGCAGGTGAGCTGCTTTTGGGACACGGTTTACCCCCAAAGATTTCCGTTTGGCGCGAGAGAGATTTTAACAGATGTTAGGGGAAAGAACAAGGCGCTTGGTGCCAACTGGATGCGTCCAAGAGTTCGCAGTTGCAAGTGGGGGAAAAAAGCGATAGGCTC
Coding sequences:
- a CDS encoding HAD-IA family hydrolase, with amino-acid sequence MSQKQLTCILFDLDCTLIDTTPLIFQCYRYALQRVLGYVPPDEHFLPGFGRPLGEAMRLVLSELTKVQKEEGTASPSDVENCSAPTSLTAEERLNAELLDELIDAYTEFNLSHHDMLIRQFEGVREVLTELARRDYTLGVVTSKRRSLAERGLARCGLSGLLPLLVCLEDTTAHKPHPAPIQKAMAMLGVGPDHTLYVGDSIHDVMAGKAADVRTAAALWGPFPKESLESLAPDYLLESIYDLLTICPPLATAPSLRKVTAPPETWED